Proteins co-encoded in one Sinobacterium norvegicum genomic window:
- a CDS encoding electron transfer flavoprotein-ubiquinone oxidoreductase — protein sequence MERESMEFDVVIVGAGPSGLAAACRIRQLSIETGKEVSVCVVEKGSEVGAHILSGAVLEPTAMNELFPDWKEKGAPLNTAVSGDDIYFMPSAEKAIKVPNMFSPKTMHNEGNYIVSLGNVCRWLGERAEELGAEIYPMFAAAEILYNDDGSVKGIATGDMGVAEDGSHKDGYMQGMELHAKYTFFAEGCRGQLGKELISKFELDAGKDPQHYGIGIKELWKIDPAKHQQGLVIHTAGWPLSESGSAGGSFLYHLEDNHVAIGLITDLGYDNPHVSPFEEFQRYKTHPQIKQYLEGGERISYGARAITKGGIQSLPKMTFPGGLLIGCDAGTLNFAKIKGSHTAMKSGMVAAETAFNAVIAERGNDELTEYTPAFEASWAYKELHAQRNFGPAQHKWGNLLGSAYAFVDINIFNGGLPWTLRDTTPDYATMKPAAECKKIDYPKPDGVITFDRLTSVSFSFTNHEEDQVVHLQLADSSLPLGRNLSEWNEPAQRYCPAGVYEIVDDADGSQRFQINSQNCVHCKTCDIKDPSQNITWVAPEGGGGPNYPNM from the coding sequence GTGGAACGTGAATCAATGGAGTTCGACGTTGTTATTGTCGGTGCAGGCCCTTCAGGTTTGGCTGCAGCATGCCGTATCAGACAACTCAGCATAGAAACGGGCAAAGAAGTCAGCGTTTGTGTGGTAGAGAAAGGCTCAGAAGTTGGAGCGCATATTTTATCAGGCGCTGTTTTAGAACCAACAGCCATGAACGAGCTATTTCCTGACTGGAAAGAAAAAGGCGCACCACTCAACACCGCGGTATCCGGTGATGATATTTACTTTATGCCCAGCGCCGAGAAAGCCATCAAAGTACCTAACATGTTCTCACCCAAGACCATGCACAATGAGGGCAACTATATCGTCAGCCTGGGCAATGTTTGTCGCTGGCTTGGTGAGCGAGCAGAAGAACTTGGCGCAGAAATCTACCCGATGTTCGCCGCTGCAGAAATACTTTACAACGACGACGGCAGCGTCAAAGGCATCGCCACTGGCGACATGGGTGTTGCTGAAGATGGCTCACACAAAGACGGCTACATGCAGGGCATGGAGCTACACGCTAAGTACACCTTTTTCGCCGAAGGTTGTCGCGGCCAGCTCGGCAAAGAGCTGATCAGTAAGTTTGAGCTTGATGCGGGCAAAGACCCTCAGCATTACGGTATCGGCATCAAAGAATTGTGGAAAATTGACCCCGCCAAACACCAGCAAGGTCTTGTTATTCATACTGCCGGCTGGCCGCTTAGCGAATCCGGATCTGCTGGTGGCTCCTTTTTATACCATCTCGAAGACAACCACGTGGCTATTGGACTGATCACCGACCTGGGTTATGACAACCCACACGTCAGCCCATTTGAAGAATTCCAGCGCTACAAGACCCATCCACAGATCAAACAATACCTCGAAGGTGGCGAACGCATTAGCTATGGCGCCCGCGCCATCACCAAGGGTGGTATTCAATCGCTGCCTAAGATGACCTTTCCTGGCGGCCTGCTCATTGGTTGCGACGCCGGCACCCTCAACTTCGCCAAGATTAAGGGCAGCCACACCGCCATGAAATCAGGCATGGTTGCTGCTGAAACCGCCTTCAATGCCGTTATTGCTGAGCGCGGTAACGATGAGCTGACCGAATACACGCCAGCATTCGAGGCGAGCTGGGCCTACAAAGAGCTACATGCTCAACGTAACTTTGGCCCTGCACAGCATAAGTGGGGCAATCTACTTGGTTCAGCTTATGCCTTTGTTGATATCAACATTTTTAATGGCGGCCTACCGTGGACACTGCGTGATACCACACCTGATTACGCCACAATGAAGCCAGCTGCAGAGTGCAAAAAGATTGACTACCCCAAGCCCGATGGCGTCATTACCTTTGATCGCCTGACCTCAGTCTCCTTCTCGTTTACCAACCACGAAGAAGATCAGGTCGTTCACCTTCAACTTGCCGACAGCAGCCTACCCCTTGGCCGCAACCTCAGCGAGTGGAATGAACCCGCACAGCGTTATTGCCCTGCTGGGGTTTATGAGATTGTTGACGATGCCGATGGCAGCCAGCGCTTCCAAATCAACAGCCAAAACTGCGTCCACTGCAAGACCTGCGACATCAAAGATCCGTCGCAAAACATCACCTGGGTTGCACCTGAAGGCGGCGGCGGCCCTAACTATCCAAACATGTAA
- a CDS encoding electron transfer flavoprotein subunit beta/FixA family protein translates to MKVLVAVKRVVDYNVKVRPKSDGTGVDLANVKMAINPFCEIAVEEAVRLKEKGIASEVIVVSMGEKACQEQIRTALALGADRGILVETSDELQPLSIAKLLKAIVEKEQPELLILGKQSIDGDNNQTGQMVAALSGMAQGTFANELTVADGKAVVSREIDGGLQTVELSLPAVVTTDLRLNEPRYASLPNIMKAKKKPLEVVAPADLGVEVVASVKTLSVEPPAERQAGIKVETVAELVEKLKTEAKVI, encoded by the coding sequence ATGAAAGTTCTTGTCGCAGTCAAAAGAGTAGTTGACTATAACGTGAAGGTTCGTCCTAAGTCTGACGGAACCGGCGTTGATCTAGCCAATGTAAAAATGGCTATTAACCCATTCTGCGAAATCGCTGTTGAAGAAGCGGTTCGCTTGAAAGAAAAAGGCATTGCCTCTGAAGTCATTGTCGTCTCTATGGGCGAAAAGGCTTGCCAGGAGCAGATTCGTACCGCATTGGCACTGGGTGCTGACCGCGGCATTCTGGTTGAGACCAGTGACGAATTGCAGCCACTTTCAATTGCCAAGCTATTGAAAGCTATCGTTGAAAAGGAACAGCCCGAACTGTTAATCCTCGGTAAGCAATCCATCGATGGCGATAACAACCAGACCGGTCAAATGGTCGCCGCTCTTAGCGGTATGGCGCAGGGTACTTTTGCTAACGAACTTACTGTTGCCGATGGTAAAGCCGTTGTTTCTCGTGAAATCGATGGTGGTCTACAAACAGTTGAGCTTTCATTGCCCGCTGTTGTGACCACAGATTTGCGTCTCAATGAGCCTCGTTATGCTTCTTTGCCAAACATTATGAAGGCAAAGAAGAAGCCGCTGGAGGTTGTTGCTCCTGCAGACCTTGGTGTTGAGGTTGTTGCATCTGTTAAGACCTTAAGTGTTGAGCCACCTGCAGAGCGTCAGGCTGGTATTAAGGTTGAGACTGTTGCTGAACTTGTTGAAAAACTAAAAACTGAAGCGAAGGTGATCTAA
- a CDS encoding electron transfer flavoprotein subunit alpha/FixB family protein, whose protein sequence is MSILVIAEHDNNSLKAATLNVVTAALQLGSDVEVLVAGAGCGAAAEEAAKVAGVTKVLVADNAAYAHQLAENVSLLVAELGKGYSHILAPSTSNGKNTLPRVSALLDVAQISDIISVESADTFKRPIYAGNVIATVQSEDAIKVITVRGTAFDPAAAEGGSAAVEAVATASDAALSTFVSEEIAKSDRPELTSAGIVISGGRGMQNGDNFELLYTVADKLGAAVGASRAAVDAGFVPNDMQVGQTGKIVAPDLYVAVGISGAIQHLAGMKDSKVIVAINKDEDAPIFQVADYGLVADLFDALPELSAAL, encoded by the coding sequence ATGAGCATCCTAGTAATTGCAGAACACGATAATAACAGTCTTAAGGCTGCTACGCTGAACGTTGTAACCGCGGCGCTTCAGCTTGGTAGTGATGTTGAAGTTCTTGTAGCTGGTGCCGGTTGTGGTGCTGCTGCTGAAGAAGCTGCTAAAGTTGCTGGCGTTACCAAGGTATTGGTTGCCGATAATGCTGCTTACGCTCATCAGCTTGCTGAAAATGTCAGCCTTTTGGTTGCCGAGCTTGGCAAGGGTTACAGCCACATCTTAGCGCCATCTACATCAAACGGTAAAAACACACTTCCACGTGTTTCAGCCCTTCTTGATGTTGCTCAGATCTCTGACATTATCTCTGTAGAGAGTGCCGATACCTTTAAGCGTCCAATTTATGCTGGTAACGTTATCGCTACCGTTCAGTCTGAAGATGCGATCAAAGTTATTACCGTACGTGGTACTGCCTTTGATCCTGCTGCTGCCGAGGGTGGTTCTGCTGCTGTTGAAGCGGTTGCAACCGCCTCTGATGCTGCACTATCGACCTTCGTTAGTGAGGAAATTGCAAAGTCTGATCGTCCTGAGCTGACCAGTGCTGGTATTGTTATCTCTGGTGGTCGCGGCATGCAGAATGGCGACAACTTCGAATTGCTATACACCGTTGCAGACAAGCTCGGCGCAGCCGTTGGCGCGTCACGTGCCGCTGTTGATGCGGGCTTTGTTCCCAACGATATGCAGGTTGGTCAAACCGGCAAGATTGTTGCTCCTGATTTGTATGTTGCAGTTGGTATCTCCGGTGCCATTCAGCACTTGGCGGGTATGAAAGACTCTAAGGTCATCGTTGCTATCAACAAAGACGAGGATGCACCTATCTTCCAGGTAGCGGACTACGGTCTTGTTGCCGACTTGTTCGACGCACTGCCTGAGTTATCTGCTGCGCTTTAA